The sequence ACAGGAGCATTTTTTGCAAAAAGGCGATGAGGTGGTAATCATTGCTTACAACCACTTGCAATACAGCTTTGAAAAGATTCAAAGCTTGTTAGAAGAAAATGCCTTGCAAACCAAAGAGCATGCCAACCTTTCTTATGTCTATCAAATCGTAGAGTAATAGGGTTTTATCATCTTTTGCTTTTTTACCCCTTTTAAAGAAAAGCCACCCCTTTTAGCCCCCTTTTAGAGAGTTTTAATGGTTTTTTAGGGATAATTTAAACCATTATTAAGATTCATTTAAAGGGTTGTGATGTCCGCTCATTTTTTAAAAATCATTTTTTTAATAGGCATGTGTGTTTCAAGCTTGTTCGCTGAAGGCTTAGAGGGGTTTTTTAACGCCCTAGAAGCCCAGCTCAAAAGCCCTATTGCTAAGGGGATTTTAATGGTGATTTTCATAGGGATCGCTATTTATGTGTGGAGGAATTTAGACCGGTGGAAAGAGATTTTATTCACGATCCTTGGCGTGGTGTTTGGGATTTTTCTATTCTTTAAAGCCCCTAGTTTAGCGAATTGGTTTATGGGAATTTTTTAATGATTATTTTATCAGCGAGCGTGAAGAATTTGCGTGAAATTTCGGTCAAAGAAAAATTTTTGTGGCTGAACGCTAAATCTTATTTGATTTCTATTTTTGTGCCTTTTATCTTGCTTCCTTGGATTGATTTGTTGAGCGCTTTTTTATTGTATTTGGGGTTTTTAGCGCTCTTTAGCGTGCTAGAATTTTTTGATGAAGATATTGCAGATATTATTATTGCTAAAAGCAGAATAAAAACTAAAACCAAAAGTTATAGAGCATAGAATGCTAGAAAAGCTTGTAAGCGCTATCAAACAAAAAATTTCAAACTATTTTTTAGGGGTTTTGCCTAAAAGCTATTCTATGAGCGAAGAAAACAATATCCTAGGCTTGTATGATGAGCATTTTTTACTCACTAAAAATGAAAATCTCGTTGGCGTCCTCCGGTTAGAGGGGGTTAGTTATACCCATTTGAGCGTGGAGCAATTGCAAGATCTTTTCACGGATCGCCAAATGGCGTTGGATTCTTTAGAAAAAGTCGTGGCGCGAATCGTGGTTAAAAGGCGTAAAATTGATTATCAACAAAATATTCAAGCCAATTCCCAACACTTGCAAGCGATTTTAAACCAGTTTGAAAACAAAGAAGTGTATGAGAATCAGTATTTTTTAGTTTTAGAAAGCACGCATTCCTTGCAAGGCGTTTTAGAGCATAAGAAAAAATCCTTAATGCACGCTAATAGAGAAAATTTTAAGGATATTCTCTCTTATAAAGTGCATTTTTTACAAGAAACTTTAAGAAGTTTAGAAATCCAACTCAAAAATTATGCCCCCAAACTCTTAAACTCTAAAGAAGTTTTGAATTTTTACGCAGAATACATCAATGGGTTTGAACTGCCTTTAAAGCCTTTAGTAGGAGGGTATTTGAGCGATAGCTATATCGCTAGTTCTGTTACTTTTGAAAAAGATTATTTCATTCAAGAAAGCTTCAATCAAAAAATTTACAACCGCTTGATTGGCATTAAAGCCTATGAGAGCGAACGCATCACCTCCATAGCGATTGGGGCACTCTTATACCAAGAGACACCATTAGATATTATCTTTTCCATAGAGCCTATGAGTGTGCATAAAACGCTGAGTTTTTTAAAAGAAAGGGCTAAGTTTAGCATGTCTGGTCTCGTTAAAAACGAATTATTAGAATACCAAGAACTGGTCAAAACCAAACGATTATCCATGCAAAAATTCGCTTTAAACATTCTTATTAAAGCCCCTAGTTTAGGGAGATTAGACGCTCAAACAAGCTTAATTTTAGGGCTTTTATTTAAAGAAAACTTAGTGGGTGTTATAGAAACTTTTGGCTTGAAGGGAGGGTATTTTTCTTTTTTCCCTGAATGCATCCATTTAAACCACCGCTTGCGTTTTTTAACCTCTAAAGCCTTAGCGTGTTTAATGGTCTTTGAAAGGCAAAATTTAGGTTTTAAGGCTAATTCATGGGGGAATAGCCCTTTGAGTGTGTTTAAAAATTTGGATTATTCCCCTTTTTTATTCAATTTCCACAACCA comes from Helicobacter acinonychis and encodes:
- a CDS encoding TrbC/VirB2 family protein; its protein translation is MSAHFLKIIFLIGMCVSSLFAEGLEGFFNALEAQLKSPIAKGILMVIFIGIAIYVWRNLDRWKEILFTILGVVFGIFLFFKAPSLANWFMGIF
- a CDS encoding VirB4 family type IV secretion/conjugal transfer ATPase; amino-acid sequence: MLEKLVSAIKQKISNYFLGVLPKSYSMSEENNILGLYDEHFLLTKNENLVGVLRLEGVSYTHLSVEQLQDLFTDRQMALDSLEKVVARIVVKRRKIDYQQNIQANSQHLQAILNQFENKEVYENQYFLVLESTHSLQGVLEHKKKSLMHANRENFKDILSYKVHFLQETLRSLEIQLKNYAPKLLNSKEVLNFYAEYINGFELPLKPLVGGYLSDSYIASSVTFEKDYFIQESFNQKIYNRLIGIKAYESERITSIAIGALLYQETPLDIIFSIEPMSVHKTLSFLKERAKFSMSGLVKNELLEYQELVKTKRLSMQKFALNILIKAPSLGRLDAQTSLILGLLFKENLVGVIETFGLKGGYFSFFPECIHLNHRLRFLTSKALACLMVFERQNLGFKANSWGNSPLSVFKNLDYSPFLFNFHNQEVGHKNAKEIPRVNGHTLIIGATGSGKSTLMSFLMMSALKYQNMRLLAFDRMQGLYSFTEFFKGYYHDGKSFSINPFCLEPNLQNLEFLQSFFLSMFDLTPSRNKEALEDMNAISSAIKSLYETLYPKAFSLLDFKETLKRTSSNQLGLSLEPYLNNPLFNALNDAFNSNAFLNVINLDTITQNPKDLGLLAYYLFYKILEESRKNDSGFLVFLDEFKSYVENDLLNTKINALITQARKANGVVVLALQDIYQLSGVKNAHSFLSNMGTLILYPQKNARELKNHFNVPLSETEISFLENTPLYARQVLVKNLGNGSSNMIDVSLESLGRYLKIFNSDSSHVNKVKALQKDYPKEWREKLLKS